A window of Zingiber officinale cultivar Zhangliang chromosome 5A, Zo_v1.1, whole genome shotgun sequence contains these coding sequences:
- the LOC121979814 gene encoding uncharacterized protein LOC121979814 yields the protein MVRRRSGGQRPQIPWLVPEHHLLINGRHNDQNTYNFFSLSEGRVYDIPSRAPGILIVGSSHGWLITTNEVSVQLLNPITGVQIDLPSIPTNRNLEAIRAVLSCDPSRCGDYSVGFVFYCRSMEKELLFLASAGDDKWKMIPGNQYHYDDIAFHNGKLYAVSRFEEDDEVIVVAFDLITLDSTPTRTPVVALPFSIWDFTFDMHFVCTYFGDLLIARATITNELVDYNKKLEVWKVDTEKGAMVALNNLGKYALFLGTGSSFCLDTCSLPDLKSNSIYLSNELGNNLVYSLEDESFTSLSLPSLSSPKLERSPLVWFTPSIAC from the coding sequence ATGGTCAGACGCCGCTCCGGTGGTCAACGCCCTCAGATCCCATGGCTTGTGCCGGAACACCACCTCCTCATAAACGGAAGACATAACGATCAAAACACCTACAACTTCTTCAGCCTATCGGAGGGCCGCGTGTATGATATCCCAAGTCGCGCTCCTGGCATCCTCATCGTCGGATCTTCTCATGGTTGGCTCATAACCACCAACGAGGTTAGTGTACAGCTCCTCAACCCTATAACCGGTGTGCAGATCGACCTTCCCTCCATCCCCACCAACCGAAATTTGGAGGCCATCAGAGCCGTGTTGTCCTGCGATCCCTCTAGATGTGGAGATTACAGCGTCGGCTTTGTATTCTATTGCCGTTCTATGGAGAAAGAGTTATTGTTCTTGGCTAGCGCAGGAGATGACAAGTGGAAGATGATCCCTGGAAATCAATATCACTATGATGACATAGCATTTCACAACGGCAAGCTCTATGCGGTGTCAcgatttgaagaagatgacgAAGTGATAGTGGTGGCGTTCGATCTCATCACGCTGGATTCAACTCCGACAAGGACGCCGGTGGTGGCCCTGCCATTCAGCATTTGGGATTTTACTTTCGACATGCACTTTGTTTGCACGTATTTCGGTGATCTACTGATCGCACGGGCAACTATCACGAATGAATTAGTAGATTATAATAAGAAATTGGAGGTTTGGAAGGTGGATACTGAGAAAGGCGCCATGGTCGCGCTAAATAATTTGGGGAAGTATGCTTTATTTTTGGGCACAGGATCTTCTTTTTGCCTTGATACTTGTTCATTGCCTGATTTGAAGTCAAATTCTATTTATCTCTCGAATGAGTTGGGTAATAACTTGGTTTACAGCCTAGAGGACGAAAGCTTCACCTCCTTGAGTCTGCCTTCATTGTCATCTCCAAAACTAGAGCGGTCACCGCTTGTTTGGTTTACACCCAGTATTGCCTGCTGA